One genomic window of Desulfurococcus mucosus DSM 2162 includes the following:
- a CDS encoding DUF357 domain-containing protein: MEREPGVIAVEECERVKAYIENVEQALQQVGSQGLQPVQEYIVELAREYTSDAKYYLEKNDCFTSLACIAYAEGLLDSLRHQGAVSFNWRPLTELLGRPRVLVAGSFELLHPGHIHLLRRAWELGRVYVVVSRDSNFERFKGRRPVVGEKDRLTVVENVRYVSKAVLGDEEDFLKPLEELKPDIVLLGPDQWISPGELKKLLEERGLSRVRVEKLESRIGEWSSSGIIEKVKREYC, from the coding sequence ATGGAGAGGGAGCCGGGCGTGATAGCCGTGGAGGAGTGTGAAAGAGTTAAAGCATACATTGAGAACGTTGAGCAGGCCCTTCAACAAGTAGGCTCCCAGGGGCTTCAACCAGTGCAAGAATACATAGTGGAGCTCGCCAGAGAGTACACTAGTGACGCAAAGTACTATCTCGAGAAAAACGACTGCTTCACCAGCCTCGCATGCATAGCCTATGCTGAAGGACTCCTGGACTCCCTGAGGCATCAGGGTGCTGTATCATTCAACTGGAGGCCTCTCACAGAGCTACTTGGGAGGCCACGTGTACTGGTTGCAGGCAGCTTCGAGCTCCTGCACCCTGGACACATACACCTGCTTAGAAGGGCATGGGAGCTTGGGAGAGTATACGTGGTGGTTTCCAGGGACAGTAATTTCGAGAGATTCAAGGGGAGGAGACCCGTGGTGGGTGAGAAAGACAGGTTGACAGTAGTGGAGAACGTGAGGTACGTGTCGAAGGCGGTTCTCGGCGATGAAGAAGACTTCCTGAAGCCCCTGGAAGAGTTGAAGCCCGACATAGTGTTGCTCGGCCCAGATCAATGGATCTCCCCGGGCGAGTTGAAGAAGCTCCTAGAGGAGAGGGGTTTAAGCAGAGTAAGGGTTGAGAAACTCGAGTCCAGGATAGGTGAGTGGAGCTCCAGCGGGATCATTGAGAAGGTGAAGAGAGAGTATTGTTAA
- a CDS encoding flavodoxin family protein — translation MDGKPRILVINGSPRKYGSSMQLSIVAAKGVVDAGGIPEIVSLYDYRIKPCMGCVSDGNKYCRFPCVIKDDDFNTLAGKLLESHGVIISTPVYWYAPSGVLKNFIDRLTSMEHMIFHKGRSLLEGKVAGFIATGLDSGVMMAISYLAIVMSSMGAHVIPWSMAYSHLEDITRDEQALRDSYNVGYIAAKTARALMSYEHIGYNPLVDVKELAELARRYTATEVAERERRIGMLEDLSKD, via the coding sequence ATGGATGGGAAGCCACGGATACTGGTCATTAATGGCTCGCCACGCAAGTATGGTTCATCCATGCAGCTATCCATCGTAGCGGCTAAGGGAGTAGTCGACGCCGGGGGGATCCCTGAGATCGTGAGCCTCTACGACTACAGGATAAAGCCCTGCATGGGATGCGTCTCAGACGGCAACAAGTACTGTAGGTTCCCATGCGTCATCAAGGACGATGACTTCAACACGCTTGCAGGGAAACTCCTGGAGTCGCATGGCGTCATAATATCCACGCCAGTCTACTGGTACGCCCCCAGCGGTGTTCTAAAGAACTTCATAGATAGGTTGACGAGCATGGAGCACATGATATTCCACAAGGGGAGAAGCCTCTTGGAGGGTAAGGTGGCAGGGTTCATAGCTACGGGTCTAGACAGCGGGGTCATGATGGCTATATCCTACCTGGCGATAGTGATGAGCAGCATGGGTGCGCACGTCATCCCGTGGAGCATGGCTTACAGCCACCTCGAGGACATAACCAGGGATGAGCAGGCTCTCCGAGACTCCTATAACGTGGGATACATCGCGGCTAAAACCGCGAGGGCTCTAATGAGCTATGAGCACATAGGGTATAATCCACTGGTCGACGTCAAGGAGCTGGCTGAACTAGCACGCAGGTACACGGCTACTGAGGTAGCTGAAAGGGAGAGGAGGATCGGGATGCTTGAGGATCTCTCTAAAGACTAG
- a CDS encoding ECF transporter S component has product MRVRQLVEAAVFTVLVYAATVVLQVYQPVTGGYFNLGESMIYVAALSSGPLVAGIAGGVGAALADLTTGYQVFAPGTLVIKLAEGVAAGYLARALRSRHWRIAGGLIGSAYAAVFTGFALTLYAGTIEVGPSGLEVYVPWYIWLLAGLALGFILVYSLLSGRSSAGEAIALITSGLIMVAGYFLYEYFVSNPLTGRPPIDAVFEIPVNIGQVVTGIVVALPVAAWLRRAGYIEAG; this is encoded by the coding sequence ATGAGGGTTAGACAACTAGTTGAGGCAGCAGTATTCACGGTTCTAGTGTACGCGGCGACAGTAGTGCTCCAAGTGTATCAGCCTGTTACAGGAGGATACTTCAACCTAGGTGAATCCATGATATATGTTGCAGCTCTTTCATCAGGACCACTGGTAGCGGGGATCGCCGGCGGGGTCGGCGCGGCACTAGCCGATCTCACGACGGGATACCAGGTTTTCGCACCGGGTACACTTGTGATAAAGCTCGCCGAGGGCGTTGCAGCCGGCTACCTGGCCAGGGCGTTGAGATCCAGGCACTGGAGGATTGCAGGGGGGCTCATAGGCTCAGCGTATGCAGCAGTGTTCACGGGCTTCGCACTGACACTGTATGCTGGGACAATAGAGGTGGGTCCCTCAGGGCTCGAGGTCTATGTTCCATGGTACATCTGGCTGCTTGCAGGGCTCGCCCTAGGCTTCATCCTAGTGTACTCACTGCTCTCCGGGCGTAGCAGTGCAGGGGAGGCAATAGCATTGATAACCAGCGGCCTCATAATGGTTGCAGGCTACTTCCTCTACGAGTACTTCGTCTCAAACCCGCTTACAGGTAGGCCGCCGATAGACGCTGTCTTCGAGATCCCGGTGAACATAGGGCAGGTGGTTACAGGCATCGTGGTAGCATTACCTGTGGCAGCATGGCTTAGGAGAGCTGGGTACATTGAGGCTGGCTAA
- a CDS encoding APC family permease, with protein MSEESPLTVFRAYLLKREFTWFDVFLWVVANPVASGLFYYSVSATGEYGYYGGVVPAAFIAAGIVFAPVALLFMIVASSLPRSASPYVLASRGLGALPGFIAASLYLFMSGGLLSLGFLAYSSIEVLGDGLTVSGHIAGSSILVGLGSAVRAQPYMLLAAFTLVTVLFLAAGMGRKSVKALLHASTALPLVLYAAVMLSLFPFSRSVFTGNWDRLFNNSYSRIVDLALNGGVVNGVSVQPLRAVSEWSGTFTVFTMAVWAYLGVENASFIAGEVREPGSSYLKGYIAGYMVLVAMYTVTPVAVTLVAGYDFLSAYSYLYHHYPDVLKTLMGVNAPPAPCLATIVSVYTGNMVTSLLFTLAAFLFYFNTMLTSWVSATRILFALGEDRLMPRLTARVSRRTHVPGYANLFIYILSIAVVSASPFIRSHPSIEASFIRLMTLGYAFFLTITGLALISTLVFAEELYERFTFKDKRVLYPIGFTTSVVGFALALSSFAGISLTDILVASTGFSLILLLFIAVTFYMKRRGVRYSEVFSRIPPM; from the coding sequence ATGAGTGAGGAATCCCCTTTAACGGTTTTCAGGGCTTACCTGCTTAAAAGGGAGTTCACATGGTTCGACGTGTTTCTATGGGTTGTAGCCAACCCGGTTGCCTCCGGGCTCTTCTACTACTCTGTGTCGGCTACGGGTGAATACGGCTACTATGGTGGCGTGGTCCCCGCAGCCTTCATTGCTGCTGGAATAGTGTTCGCCCCGGTGGCGTTGCTATTCATGATAGTGGCTTCATCACTGCCGCGTAGTGCCTCACCCTACGTGTTGGCGAGCAGGGGCCTCGGTGCTCTTCCAGGCTTCATCGCTGCATCACTATACCTCTTCATGAGCGGCGGGCTACTATCCCTCGGGTTCCTAGCGTACTCATCGATCGAGGTGCTTGGAGACGGGCTCACGGTGAGCGGGCATATAGCGGGGAGCAGTATCCTTGTAGGTTTAGGTAGTGCTGTGAGAGCACAGCCCTACATGCTGCTCGCCGCCTTCACCCTGGTTACAGTGTTGTTCCTGGCGGCCGGCATGGGGAGGAAGAGTGTTAAGGCATTGCTACACGCGTCGACCGCGCTCCCGCTGGTACTGTACGCGGCTGTAATGCTATCGCTCTTCCCGTTCTCGAGAAGCGTGTTCACAGGTAACTGGGACAGGTTGTTCAACAACTCCTACAGCAGGATAGTTGACCTAGCTTTGAACGGTGGGGTAGTCAACGGCGTCAGTGTTCAACCGCTCAGGGCTGTCTCCGAGTGGAGCGGTACGTTCACCGTTTTCACGATGGCTGTGTGGGCCTACCTCGGCGTGGAGAACGCTAGCTTCATAGCTGGTGAGGTCAGGGAGCCAGGGTCATCCTATCTTAAAGGATACATCGCGGGATACATGGTTCTCGTAGCGATGTATACTGTTACCCCTGTAGCCGTAACGCTTGTAGCCGGATACGACTTCCTCTCAGCCTACAGCTACCTCTACCATCACTACCCAGACGTGTTGAAGACCCTTATGGGCGTCAACGCGCCGCCGGCGCCCTGCCTCGCCACAATCGTCTCAGTATACACGGGTAACATGGTTACCTCACTCCTCTTCACTCTCGCCGCGTTCCTCTTCTACTTCAACACGATGCTGACGTCATGGGTTAGCGCGACGCGAATACTCTTCGCACTGGGCGAAGACCGCTTAATGCCCAGGCTCACGGCAAGGGTTTCACGGAGAACCCATGTACCCGGCTACGCGAACCTCTTCATATACATCCTTTCGATCGCAGTGGTCTCGGCGAGCCCATTCATCAGGTCGCATCCCTCCATAGAGGCGTCGTTCATCAGGTTGATGACCCTGGGTTACGCATTCTTCTTGACTATAACAGGGCTAGCATTGATATCCACCTTGGTGTTCGCTGAGGAGCTCTATGAGAGATTCACCTTCAAGGATAAACGCGTGCTCTATCCGATCGGCTTCACAACCTCTGTAGTCGGGTTCGCACTAGCTCTCTCGAGCTTCGCAGGGATCTCGCTCACAGACATCCTGGTTGCGTCAACCGGGTTCTCATTAATCCTCCTGTTATTCATCGCTGTAACATTCTACATGAAGCGTAGAGGGGTAAGGTATAGCGAGGTGTTCTCAAGAATACCCCCCATGTAG
- a CDS encoding NUDIX hydrolase, which translates to MPQAGFHMGREYPSSPIGAVGAVLLRGDSILLVKRGSPPALGRWSLPGGVIEPGERIGDAARRELREETGIDAEPLGVLWVLNNIVMDRGGRVKYHYVIVDVLFNPDSLKGEPKPGSDAVDLKWFPLGEALRNPSVSRTVSKLLEYILEHGLSYIPIDRVDNIAVEVGDGVYAVS; encoded by the coding sequence ATGCCTCAGGCAGGGTTCCACATGGGTAGAGAGTACCCGTCTTCACCAATAGGCGCCGTTGGAGCCGTCCTGCTTAGAGGCGACAGCATACTCCTGGTTAAAAGGGGGAGTCCGCCGGCTCTAGGCAGGTGGAGCCTGCCCGGCGGGGTGATCGAGCCCGGTGAGAGGATAGGTGACGCTGCGAGGAGGGAGCTACGGGAGGAAACCGGTATCGATGCGGAACCCCTTGGAGTACTCTGGGTGTTGAACAACATAGTGATGGATCGCGGCGGAAGAGTGAAGTACCACTATGTGATAGTCGACGTGCTCTTCAACCCAGACTCGTTGAAAGGGGAGCCTAAGCCGGGGAGCGACGCCGTGGACTTGAAGTGGTTTCCACTAGGGGAGGCATTGAGGAATCCAAGTGTCTCTAGAACAGTATCCAAGCTACTCGAGTACATCCTGGAGCATGGGTTGAGCTATATACCTATCGACAGGGTTGATAACATAGCGGTGGAAGTAGGGGACGGCGTCTACGCGGTGTCCTAG
- a CDS encoding energy-coupling factor ABC transporter ATP-binding protein, with the protein MENGAAKYYGEWSDEALARVEEPEVYRRRTGSGVAVEVENLWFKYPGEKPLFKGVSFTIEKSSLAGLTGRNGAGKTTLLKLMAGVLKPLKGSVRRFGRATYIPENPLLYFTKPTPREELLYAAGGGVDAVEEAVELFNLAGVLDRPLAKLSSGERRRLALASAYLGGFDIYLVDEPTGGLDQANAVRVLDALTRLVENGGTVVVATHDKRVVSLLDDDIRVGD; encoded by the coding sequence ATGGAGAACGGGGCAGCCAAGTACTACGGGGAGTGGAGTGATGAAGCCCTTGCGAGGGTTGAAGAGCCAGAGGTGTATAGGAGGAGGACTGGGAGCGGGGTAGCGGTCGAGGTGGAAAACCTGTGGTTCAAGTATCCTGGTGAGAAACCATTATTCAAGGGAGTCAGCTTCACCATTGAGAAGTCCTCGCTCGCCGGGCTAACGGGGAGGAATGGGGCGGGTAAGACAACGCTCCTGAAGCTCATGGCCGGGGTACTGAAGCCTTTGAAGGGCAGTGTGAGAAGGTTCGGCCGGGCCACATACATACCTGAGAACCCCTTGCTCTACTTCACGAAGCCGACGCCCAGGGAGGAGTTGCTTTACGCTGCGGGAGGCGGGGTCGACGCGGTTGAGGAGGCTGTGGAATTATTCAATCTAGCCGGGGTCCTCGACAGGCCTCTCGCCAAGCTTAGTTCAGGGGAGAGGAGGAGGCTTGCCCTGGCCTCAGCCTATCTAGGCGGCTTCGACATATACCTGGTTGACGAGCCGACAGGCGGCCTGGATCAAGCTAACGCTGTGAGAGTCCTCGACGCTTTAACACGGCTCGTTGAAAACGGCGGGACAGTTGTTGTCGCCACACATGATAAAAGAGTTGTAAGCCTCCTCGACGACGATATAAGGGTTGGTGACTGA
- a CDS encoding ABC transporter ATP-binding protein has protein sequence MVHGDVYAEVKMAGYEAGSPILVDSRLEAWSGEACMLTGPSGSGKTVFLLSITGILKHLLNGVVEGEVRLKGLNPLHRDEYARLPGFLGFVMQDPERQIIYPTPLDEAIAVLEARGYSYEEAERKAIQVLDALGLRGKAGEHVENLSGGERKRLAITLSIIHDPDIIILDEPSASLDPAGIGFIRRLVSREKSRGRVILLTEHKGGYFADLVDKAYAVRKRRVVELAGEEIADYEKMPECRETLGSSGGVLLETRGLSAGYREPLVENADIHIRRGEVVALVGPNGSGKSTILKTLAGFLKPLGGEVINAARGLFYAPQNPDTVFIHGSVRRELEDASRRTRVAFEELASMYPWYERVKGLHPLRLSHGQRRWLSILVAYAYGRDLMLLDEPTTGLDHALYSGLVKLVNELRGRGRSILLSTHDPRLVADVADRVYVVEDGRVREKDKCKAVESMYRATGVPL, from the coding sequence ATGGTGCACGGCGACGTCTACGCCGAGGTGAAGATGGCGGGCTATGAAGCCGGCAGCCCGATCCTGGTTGACAGCAGGCTTGAGGCATGGAGTGGAGAGGCATGCATGTTGACCGGGCCATCGGGGTCGGGTAAAACAGTGTTCCTTCTAAGTATTACAGGCATCCTTAAACACCTCCTTAACGGGGTCGTTGAGGGAGAGGTGAGGCTTAAAGGCTTGAACCCGTTGCACCGTGACGAGTATGCTAGGCTGCCAGGCTTCCTCGGGTTCGTCATGCAGGACCCGGAGAGGCAGATCATTTATCCGACACCGCTCGACGAGGCTATAGCCGTATTGGAGGCAAGGGGGTACAGCTATGAGGAAGCCGAGAGGAAGGCTATACAGGTACTGGATGCACTCGGCTTAAGGGGCAAGGCCGGCGAGCACGTTGAAAACTTGTCCGGCGGGGAGAGGAAGCGTCTAGCCATAACGCTCTCAATAATACATGACCCCGACATCATCATCCTCGACGAGCCCTCCGCCAGCCTCGACCCAGCTGGGATAGGTTTCATTAGGAGGCTTGTTTCAAGGGAGAAGTCCAGGGGCCGTGTAATCCTGCTCACGGAGCACAAGGGGGGATACTTCGCCGACCTAGTGGATAAAGCATACGCTGTGAGGAAGCGAAGAGTAGTCGAGCTCGCAGGGGAGGAGATAGCTGACTACGAGAAGATGCCTGAATGCAGGGAGACACTGGGTTCCAGTGGCGGTGTACTCCTTGAGACCCGTGGGCTGAGCGCCGGCTACAGGGAGCCACTGGTTGAGAACGCCGACATCCACATTAGGAGGGGGGAAGTAGTCGCACTCGTGGGACCCAACGGCTCCGGTAAGTCAACGATACTCAAGACCCTTGCAGGCTTCCTCAAGCCGCTTGGAGGCGAGGTGATTAATGCAGCCAGGGGCCTCTTCTACGCACCCCAGAACCCGGACACTGTTTTCATCCATGGAAGTGTTAGGAGAGAGCTTGAAGATGCCTCGCGTAGAACCAGGGTGGCATTCGAGGAGCTAGCATCAATGTACCCCTGGTATGAGCGCGTGAAGGGCCTGCACCCCCTCCGCTTGAGCCATGGGCAGAGGAGGTGGCTGTCGATCCTCGTAGCCTACGCCTATGGAAGGGATCTCATGTTGCTTGATGAGCCGACCACCGGGCTCGACCACGCGCTCTACAGTGGACTCGTTAAACTCGTCAACGAGCTCAGGGGGAGAGGGCGCTCAATACTCTTAAGCACCCATGACCCGCGGCTAGTAGCCGATGTAGCTGACAGAGTATATGTTGTCGAGGATGGAAGAGTACGGGAGAAGGATAAGTGTAAGGCAGTTGAGTCAATGTATAGGGCTACAGGTGTCCCGTTATGA
- a CDS encoding energy-coupling factor transporter transmembrane component T family protein, giving the protein MRRPHVYSTFMYAVVMTLAAFLVKKPLWLAAASAVSISIGFAYGGRRMLYLLALASIGLAGVFLNALVFANTGNVVLESGFIVVRKHAVEEFTVVSLRLLLIAGAGGVFALTHSSSEIARGLVREIGLPYHVALAVSYALRSIPLIKRDLDEIMFMRKQRGYGRIPLTPRGVSSVLTPLLSINYTRAVWGGVSAEVRGLRNTGGGRRVEIDSVDVLFFATIVALVVLAVY; this is encoded by the coding sequence ATGAGGAGGCCGCATGTATACTCGACATTCATGTATGCAGTGGTGATGACGCTCGCCGCGTTCCTCGTGAAGAAGCCGCTATGGCTTGCCGCAGCCTCAGCTGTGAGCATCTCCATCGGCTTCGCCTACGGCGGTAGGAGAATGCTCTACCTCCTAGCACTAGCCTCCATAGGGCTGGCCGGCGTCTTCCTAAACGCCCTGGTGTTCGCTAACACGGGTAACGTGGTTCTCGAATCAGGCTTCATAGTGGTGAGGAAGCATGCTGTGGAGGAGTTCACTGTTGTCTCGCTGAGGCTCCTGCTAATAGCTGGAGCCGGCGGGGTCTTCGCATTAACCCATAGTAGTAGCGAGATCGCCAGGGGGCTGGTGAGGGAGATCGGCCTCCCCTACCATGTAGCGTTAGCTGTATCCTACGCGCTTAGATCCATCCCGTTGATCAAGAGGGATCTCGACGAGATAATGTTCATGCGTAAGCAGAGAGGGTATGGGAGAATACCGTTGACGCCTAGAGGCGTGTCCTCAGTGCTGACCCCACTGCTCTCCATAAACTACACCCGTGCCGTGTGGGGAGGTGTAAGTGCAGAGGTAAGGGGCTTGAGGAACACCGGGGGAGGAAGGCGTGTAGAGATTGACTCAGTCGACGTCCTCTTCTTCGCCACCATAGTGGCCCTAGTAGTCCTCGCAGTCTACTAG